The proteins below are encoded in one region of Colletotrichum lupini chromosome 5, complete sequence:
- a CDS encoding BAR domain-containing protein, whose product MTTDTPEKAAAQDWAAPRRVKKHRRARQGSRRLQRDCPYLDLTFLCHDASQDLDKVNWVFAEMLDAAGLGTRIFAETGSRSRPALPPLSPRPSNSSSSRNICFPRRSAPFFPLTPPGTYFSDTAQKLTDTATPTSSPATIRLREPTPHKVGRRIPSTFKQRRPSSEPSAYDTTFSTLYWHELFKYLIRYITTTKSPRHELPGLPEKRHSGTCVHLMRGPPAPQQFKSRFNIGEHTKDAVYIDSERRFQELETETKRLHDESKKYFDAINGMLSHQIEFSKAMTEIYKPISGRMSDPDSLEVRGNPEGIRACEEYEAVVKDLQETLAPELEMIESRVIRPANELLDVVKVIRKSAAKREHKKLDYDRHRQTLKKLQDKKDRNAKDEKALWKAENDVEQATQEFNYFNDLLKEELPRLFALEQQFIQPLFQSFYYMQLNIFYTLHEKMQHCDIGYFDLTLDVLEAFHKKRGDIQEQAEKLSIVKFKTTGQRRPVKYGGRPAIEGKPQHLLTAGPSSSSAASTTSAAPTKYGGYTKQGETADANPPPPYSPPPTNGTSGGGLAAIAAAKSKPPPPKPKPSRLSGAPAAEHVTALYDYAAQAEGDLSFRTGDVIEIISRTKNENEWWQGRLNGKTGQFPVGATNRDSQPTNNDRHP is encoded by the exons ATGAC GACCGACACCCCCGAAAAAGCAGCAGCCCAAGATTGGGCCGCGCCTCGTAGGGTCAAGAAGCACAGGCGGGCGCGGCAGGGAAGCCGAAGGTTGCAAAGGGACTGTCCCTACCTGGACCTTACCTTCCTATGCCATGAT GCCTCCCAGGACTTGGACAAAGTGAATTGGGTCTTTGCTGAAATGCTGGATGCGGCCGGACTGGGGACGAGGATCTTTGCAGAGACGGGCTCTCGGAGTCGCCCTGCTCTTCCACCGCTTTCGCCGCGACCGAGCAACT CGTCATCATCGCGAAACATCTGTTTCCCACGTCGCAGTGCTCCGTTCTTCCCGCTGACCCCGCCAGGCACCTACTTTAG CGACACTGCGCAGAAGCTGACTGACACAGCCACGCCTACGTCGTCACCAGCGACAATCAGGTTGCGAGAGCCCACACCTCATAAGGTTGGACGTCGAATACCCTCAACTTTCAAGCAGCGACGACCCTCGTCAGAACCTTCAGCCTACGATACCACCTTCTCTACCCTTTATTGGCACGAACTTTTCAAGTACCTAATCCGATACATCACCACCACAAAATCACCCCGCCATGAGCTTCCGGGGCTTCCAGAAAAGCGTCATTCGGGTACGTGTGTCCACTTAATGAGGGGTCCTCCC GCGCCCCAGCAATTCAAGTCGCGCTTCAATATCGGCGAGCACACAAAGGATGCCGTCTACATCGATTCCGAGCGCAGATTTCAAGAGCTGGAAACCGAGACGAAGCGATTGCACGATGAGTCCAAGAAATACTTCGACGCCATCAACGGCATGCTCAGCCATCAGATCGAATTCAGCAAGGCCATGACCGAAATCTACAAACCCATTTCCGGTCGCATGTCGGATCCCGACAGTTTGGAGGTTCGCGGCAACCCCGAGGGTATCCGCGCCTGCGAAGAGTACGAGGCCGTCGTCAAGGATTTGCAGGAGACTCTTGCGCCAGAGTTGGAGATGATAGAAAGTAGGGTTATTCGCCCAGCCAACGAACTCCTCGATGTCGTCAAGGTCATTCGCAAGTCAGCAGCGAAGCGCGAACACAAGAAGCTCGATTACGACCGACACAGACAAACCTTGAAGAAGCTGCAGGACAAGAAGGATCGGAATGCCAAGGATGAAAAGGCTCTGTGGAAAGCGGAGAACGACGTGGAGCAGGCGACTCAGGAGTTCAACTACTTCAACGATCTTCTCAAGGAGGAACTGCCGCGCCTGTTTGCGCTCGAGCAACAATTCATCCAACCTCTCTTCCAGTCCTTCTACTACATGCAACTCAACATCTTCTATACGTTGCACGAGAAGATGCAACACTGCGACATCGGCTACTTCGACCTAACGCTCGACGTACTTGAGGCATTCCACAAGAAGCGAGGTGATATTCAAGAGCAGGCGGAGAAACTATCCATTGTGAAGTTCAAGACGACTGGTCAGAGACGTCCGGTAAAATACGGCGGCCGTCCCGCAATCGAGGGCAAGCCTCAACACCTGCTTACCGCTGGaccttcttcctcctcagCTGCCTCCACAACCTCAGCAGCGCCCACAAAGTACGGTGGCTACACCAAGCAAGGAGAAACCGCCGACGCGAACCCGCCGCCTCCATACTCTCCTCCGCCCACGAACGGAACTTCTGGCGGAGGACTCGCCGCTATTGCCGCAGCAAAGTCAAAGCCTCCTCCGCCCAAGCCCAAACCCAGCCGACTCAGCGGAGCGCCCGCGGCCGAACATGTCACCGCCTTGTATGACTACGCTGCACAAGCTGAGGGCGACCTGAGCTTCAGGACGGGCGATGTCATCGAGATCATCAGCAGAACAAAGAACGAGAATGAGTGGTGGCAAGGTAGATTGAACGGAAAGACTGGGCAATTCCCAG TGGGAGCGACTAATAGAGACTCCCAACCCACCAATAACGATCGACACCCGTGA
- a CDS encoding cysteine desulfurase IscS — protein sequence MASITSSAFRQAGRLCRYTQVPGVPSRGISSLSRVAVAPTHRLSQQRRYVSETKRDNAQVNIETAIKLDKKDFIDVVPKSPDASNVMVSPMAEVLKQVTTMEEGQRPIYLDMQATTPVDPRVLDAMLPFMTGIYGNPHSRTHAYGWESEEAVEEARGHIAKLIGADPKEIIFTSGATESNNMSIKGVARFFGRSGKKKHIVTSQTEHKCVLDSCRHLQDEGFEVTYLPVKNSGLIDMDELAAAIRPDTAIVSIMSVNNEIGVIQPLEAIGKLCRERKTFFHTDAAQAVGKIPMDVNKMNIDLMSISSHKIYGPKGIGACYVRRRPRVRLDPIISGGGQERGLRSGTLAPPLIAGFGEACRIAYEEMEYDSKRIKFLSDRLLNGLLSLEHTTQNGDPEHFYPGCVNVSFAYVEGESLLMALKDIALSSGSACTSASLEPSYVLRALGNSDESAHSSIRFGIGRFTTEQEIDYVLKAVKERVDFLRELSPLWDGASTKGSMLDMMHTCPSTPALFSTRPFLSFLLRDIGVGIGDYGELRYWSERPDAGKSRHGGNRLEASSYGQTRKRKLRVLADGVAYKNIKYVKSALCQAADQCKQAT from the exons ATGGCTAGCATCACATCATCCGCCTTCAGGCAGGCAGGCCGCCTTTGCCGCTATACGCAGGTGCCGGGTGTTCCCTCACGAGGCATTTCCTCATTATCAAGGGTGGCGGTTGCGCCAACCCACAGATTATCTCAGCAGCGCAGATACGTCTCGGAAACGAAACGTGATAATGCACAGGTTAACATCGAAACGGCCATCAAGCTTGACAAGAAAGACTTCATCGATGTTGTCCCTAAGTCTCCCGATGCCTCAAATGTCATGGTTAGCCCCATGGCTGAGGTCCTGAAGCAAGTCACTACGATGGAGGAGGGCCAGCGGCCCATCTATCTCGACATGCAAGCCACGACTCCCGTCGACCCTCGCGTCCTCGATGCCATGTTACCGTTCATGACTGGTATCTACGGAAACCCACATTCGAGAACGCACGCATACGGATGGGAAAGTGAGGAAGCGGTCGAGGAGGCTCGAGGCCACATTGCGAAGCTTATCGGTGCGGATCCCAAGGAAATTATTTTCACGAGTGGCGCCACCGAGAGCAACAACATGAGCATTAAGGGAGTCGCAAGGTTCTTTGGCAGATCTGGAAAGAAGAAGCACATTGTCACTTCGCAGACGGAGCACAAGTGCGTTCTTGACAGCTGCCGCCATCTTCAAGATGAGGGCTTCGAAGTTACATACCTCCCGGTCAAGAACTCTGGCTTGATCGACATGGATGAGCTAGCTGCAGCGATTCGTCCGGATACTGCCATCGTCAGCATTATGTCTGTGAATAACGAAATCGGAGTTATCCAGCCATTGGAGGCCATTGGAAAGCTTTGCCGCGAGAGGAAAACATTCTTCCACACTGATGCTGCACAAGCTGTCGGAAAGATTCCCATGGACGTCAACAAGATGAACATCGACTTGATGTCTATCTCCTCACACAAGATCTACGGCCCCAAAGGCATTGGAGCTTGCTACGTCCGCCGCCGGCCCAGAGTCAGACTTGACCCTATCATCAGCGGAGGTGGACAGGAGAGAGGTTTGCGAAGCGGTACTCTCGCACCGCCGCTGATTGCTGGCTTCGGCGAGGCGTGCCGCATCGCCTACGAGGAAATGGAG TACGACTCGAAGCGTATCAAGTTCTTGTCTGACAGACTCCTCAATGGCTTGTTGTCGCTGGAGCACACCACCCAGAACGGCGACCCTGAGCACTTCTACCCTGGATGTGTCAACGTTTCGTTCGCCTATGTTGAGGGCGAGTCTCTCCTGATGGCCTTGAAGGACATCGCGCTGTCTTCTGGCAGTGCCTGCACCTCTGCTTCTCTGGAGCCCAGTTACGTTCTTCGTGCTTTGGGTAATAGCGATGAGAGCGCCCACAGCAGTATCAGATTCGGTATTGGCCGTTTCACCACCGAGCAGGAGATTGACTACGTTCTCAAGGCAGTCAAGGAGAGAGTCGACTTCTTGCGCGAGCTGAGCCCGCTTTGGGA TGGAGCCAGCACTAAGGGCAGTATGCTCGACATGATGCACACCTGCCCATCAACACCTGCACTCTTCAGCACTCGACCCTT CCTTTCGTTTTTGCTCAGGGATATTGGAGTTGGGATCGGGGACTACGGAGAGTTGAGATACTGGTCGGAAAGACCAGATGCCGGCAAGAGCCGGCACGGCGGCAATCGGCT AGAAGCTTCGAGCTATGGACAAACACGCAAGCGAAAGCTCCGTGTGCTAGCCGACGGTGTCGCCTACAA GAACATCAAGTATGTCAAGAGTGCGTTGTGTCAAGCCGCCGATCAGTGTAAGCAAGCTACATGA